The Eremothecium cymbalariae DBVPG#7215 chromosome 1, complete sequence DNA segment GTTTAGTTCCATAGAACAAAATGTGTTGATTTTCTGAGATGTAAATCAACGGCATTTCCGTGTGCATTTTGCCAGATCATGGAGCTgcatctttctttttttgcCAGATCCCTTGGCTGCTTCTGCCGTTTGTGTCCCAACAATATACAAGTCTGGAACTCCAAAagtcaaaatattttgatttacAGGATTAGGAATGACCTATTTCCTCATTGGATTCTATCGAAATGCTAGATACAATAGGCAATTGTTTAACAAGAAGGCGTCGAGCTCTGTTATGATTGCTGACACAGCCTACTGCAGCACAAACAATCTAACATCTCCTTAGAGGTGCAAATAACGCAAAAATCTCGACGGTTCTCGTGCTCAGAGATCTGCATTTACTTTTTTAGTGTTGAACTACACTTAACTTGGTGCAGAAAGGGAACTCCGTTCTTTGTTTACCATACTTCCCTTTTGAGAGAGTACAcagatattttaattcctcGCAATTTATTTTGCAAATCTTAACGGTACGCCCGCAGTAAAGTGTGAGGGTGATTTTGAAGGAAATAACGGGACGGTCTACGTTCCTGTGCATGTTGGTATTATTGTAGATGTCGACGCTCGAAATGTAAAAAATGCCAATATGTATTATTAACCGGGAAACTAAGAAGTTTAAAACTGGAAACGAATCCTTTTCGATCCAGCTTAGCGAACGGTCGCATAATGGTTATTGACGGGATTTAGTGCATATACCACATTCTGTTATGGTTGCAAAAAAGCGATTCCCTATTGTAGTATTACTTGTTCTCCGTCATATTATTAGTAGATCTTTTTGTATTTACAGAATTGCATTCATCAGAGGATTATGAGTGAACAGGTAGCCTTATATAAAAGCGAATCACAATTTCGTCTTTGACTCTCTTTGCAAGCTGTTCCTGATCGCAATCGCAGGCTCCTTGGGCTTATACAGATACGGTGTTAgctaatttttttttgatattgagGTTATAGCTTTGTGCTATTTGTTAAGGCAACTCTATTTGCCCGATTAATAGTATAGCAGAGGAATATATTGAGTTCAGTTATGTGGTCTTTGATTGAGACGTCGAAAGAAGGCGCGTACGAATCGGCGGAAAAACTAATCATGTGTACCCCAAAGACGCATGTGCTTGAGCCCGATGAGATGAAGTTACCTCCATTGAAGCTGGGACCCAAGATACAGCTTAAATTGCGTACATTTGGTCAGAAGGAGCATTCCATGATAGAGTCGCCATCGAAGCCTTCTAAAGTAGTTAGAGAAACGCTTTCCATGCCTTTCCCGCAGGAATTGGGTGTCGTCAGTCCATTGATATCGTgttctgatgatgagaCTCTTAGTGAGAGCAGCAGTATAGTGTCACCGATTAGTGACATCAGCTCTGTTCCCTCATCGTCTCCTGATGTTTCAAAAAAGCATATGAACAGAAACTTCTTATATAGCAGTGAAGGAGCTGAAAACTTAGATACCGAGTTGTCGTTGAGCTTGTTAGTCAATAGAACGAACATGTCACAGGTAACGTCTAATTTAGCCATGGGGGCTGACGATAACACTACAGAACATACGGGTACTAAAAATGGGCCCAAGCTTGGTGAATGTTTGTTTTCTTCGAGATATGTCACGGCTGGATCGAGAAAGCGTTCTTTCAGCGGTGTGAATGGAGTAGATAAATGGGGGAAATTGTGTCATCCAAGGCATTACAAactaaaaccaaaaaaatcttcGTTAAAATTAAGCTCTGACCGTCTGAACTTCCTAATGGACAGTTCTAATGGGAACGTTAGAGATGCAACGATATTTGCAACCGAAATTAATACTTGTAATTCCTATGATGTTCCATTTCCCTCCACAATTATGGAAAGGGTTACCATCCCTGTGAATACGCATGTAAAGGAACATTATAAGAACGAACGCTGCAAGCAGCTAAGTGGTTATtacgatgaagatgatagTAATAGCGATCATGAGGTACAGGATTCTCCAGATGAAAAACATGGAAAAGGTAATGATTCTGCTATCATTCGTGCATATGAGTTTGAACGTCTGGTAACGTTCAACGAAGATGGTCCTACAAAATCTTCACTCCATCATGACTCTAAGCCTATAATGGATCGAAATTTAATGAGTGCTGAGGGAAGTATTACAGCTTGTAGGGAAATCAAAAAAGTAAGGTGGGCTCCAAATTTGGAGTGGTGACAACGGTGCGTCTGCACGCCTCGCCGCTTACctaatattatttaaaCGTCTCGACTTTTTATCCAGAAAAAAACGTTTTTTGCAATGGATGACCTGAATTGCAACTATTCAGAAGACCGATTGTAAAAGACTGAAATTtgtattatattattaccattccattcaaaattttcattatctTTATTAAGAAAATTATAAACAAGTTTCATTTTACGCCCCTTAGATTTATTTTGATAGCTTAGAGGTTCCCTCTCTATGTTGTTATATATcctgatattttttcacAATCCTCGATCGTGCAGAAACCCCCCAAATTAGTTTGTATTAATATAGAATATAATGATGCGTTCACACGCATTACAGTGGCAGTTGAGTCATCCTTCCCAAATCAAGTTCTCGAAGCCAGGTGCGTAGGAACTatacaaaaatataaatccATTTTCATTCTAACTAATTATAAAATGAATAATCGGTTggggtatatatataaacattGACCATTAGGAAATAACTTAAAGGTACAgacattttttgaaatatttagGCCCAAGTATAAAAGCTATGGTAAACAGTTGTCTGAGTTACAGTTAGCTGCATCATCCACCAAACATCCAGTTTGATTCGTTGTAGCTCCATATGCAAACGTTTGGCCTTTAATACTATCAGTTACCGGGTCGTttattgatgttgaagagCCTAGCCCACCACCAGCGATCCTAGAAAACCTCCTGTAAGAATCATCGCTAATATCACGCGTTCCAACAAATTCTGGTTGAACAGTTGCAGAATGTATTCCGTACTTATGGAAGATAGACCGGATGATTTTTGCAACTTCAATATAAGTATCTTGATTGCAATCTATCTGTACATGGATCGAAGCAATTGAAAAGGACTCAGTCAAGTTCCATATATGAAAGTCATGAACAGATAGAATACCTGGAACCGCTAGTATCTCCATTTGAACTTCATCTGCCGAAATAGATGACGGAGTAGCTTGCAGTAAGATCCTTGACGCCTTAAGAGATAAAGGCAAAGCAGAGGAAAATATAATGCAGGTAATCACTAGAGAAACGAAGGGGTCGGAGTAGTACTTCCATGAATAATTGGTCTTCCAGATGAAAAGAGCTGTGATAATTACACCAACATTACCCAAGGCATCCCCTAGCACATGGATAAAAACACCATGCATATTCAAAGACTTGTGTTGTCCGTCTTTATGTGCTGAATGCTGTTCATTAGAGTGTTTATGGTTATGACCCTTGCTGCTTACGAGTGGAGTGTTCTCATCTACTTTAATTGTTCCGGTTGAATAACGTTCAACAACAGAGGCAGGCAGAAACTCCTGAATGCCACATGAATCACTATCCAAGGCCTCATGGTCTGTATGCGAATGCGGAACAGGATCTGCAGCTTCCAGCTCTGCATCATGGCTGCCGCCATGAGAATGCATATGCCCTCCATGGTCatgaaacaaaaataaaccCACAATATTGGATATCAACCCTGCAGTTCCAACGTATAGAATCAACTTTGGATTCGTGATCTCTTGAGGCTCAAAAAACCGTTGTATAGCCTCAATCAAAATTGAAACACACAATGCAATCAAAAACACAGCATTTATCAAAGCACCCAATATTTCAGCCCTTTTCCATCCATAAGTATACTTAGCATCCGGATTCCTATTCTTCGCAACATTTACAGCCCATAAAGCAACAAGTAATGAAACAATATCATTTAGCATGTGGAACGAGTCCGCTATCAAAGCCAAAGAATGTACCGTGTAACCGACTATAATCTCCACTAGAAAAAATACAGTatccaaaaccaacaatgATAATATCCTAAGCTCTTTGTTGCTTAACATCGCTTTTTTTTCTACTACTGTTTTTTGTGGGAAcgcaattttttttgaaccTAGCCAACGACAaaccttcaacaaatatagTTATAGATATTAAGATTACCCTCCTGATATTGGAATAATACTATAGATTTACAGTATATAATGGTATCAGCCGAGTATTCCAGTCTCCTTGTCTCTAATATGAAATCTTTACTTACTGTTTCCACTACAGAACGCGAGTGAATGACTAAACCATTCAGACTAATGATG contains these protein-coding regions:
- the SFG1 gene encoding Sfg1p (similar to Ashbya gossypii ABR128W), with product MWSLIETSKEGAYESAEKLIMCTPKTHVLEPDEMKLPPLKLGPKIQLKLRTFGQKEHSMIESPSKPSKVVRETLSMPFPQELGVVSPLISCSDDETLSESSSIVSPISDISSVPSSSPDVSKKHMNRNFLYSSEGAENLDTELSLSLLVNRTNMSQVTSNLAMGADDNTTEHTGTKNGPKLGECLFSSRYVTAGSRKRSFSGVNGVDKWGKLCHPRHYKLKPKKSSLKLSSDRLNFLMDSSNGNVRDATIFATEINTCNSYDVPFPSTIMERVTIPVNTHVKEHYKNERCKQLSGYYDEDDSNSDHEVQDSPDEKHGKGNDSAIIRAYEFERLVTFNEDGPTKSSLHHDSKPIMDRNLMSAEGSITACREIKKVRWAPNLEW
- a CDS encoding cation diffusion facilitator family transporter (similar to Ashbya gossypii ABR129C); amino-acid sequence: MLSNKELRILSLLVLDTVFFLVEIIVGYTVHSLALIADSFHMLNDIVSLLVALWAVNVAKNRNPDAKYTYGWKRAEILGALINAVFLIALCVSILIEAIQRFFEPQEITNPKLILYVGTAGLISNIVGLFLFHDHGGHMHSHGGSHDAELEAADPVPHSHTDHEALDSDSCGIQEFLPASVVERYSTGTIKVDENTPLVSSKGHNHKHSNEQHSAHKDGQHKSLNMHGVFIHVLGDALGNVGVIITALFIWKTNYSWKYYSDPFVSLVITCIIFSSALPLSLKASRILLQATPSSISADEVQMEILAVPGILSVHDFHIWNLTESFSIASIHVQIDCNQDTYIEVAKIIRSIFHKYGIHSATVQPEFVGTRDISDDSYRRFSRIAGGGLGSSTSINDPVTDSIKGQTFAYGATTNQTGCLVDDAANCNSDNCLP